A stretch of Peteryoungia algae DNA encodes these proteins:
- a CDS encoding peroxidase family protein — protein sequence MVQLNKNDLDFILRQIKIAEAHVAAIDAGTDPRVALEQLVSSPLLPYGLRTVDGSFNNFQPGMTHFGSADQPMVRLLDAQFASAEANPRSGAPTSYASTSGSVYDSQPRIISNLVADQSLNNPAAISAALASVGIVGADALAIVGEIMQLQAAAKAAHDAVEDAAEAAQEQAEAADAVVTAAAEAVQDAQDALAAANGVLQAALATQATASGVLADANTALAGHASVLSAAQSAAAAAQAAVIGAQAIVDAATATRNTTFAEMGLAEQAKEAALAAFQANASAENAAAYFAASDAYDDASLAYENAAEDLEDAQEALVAAQAAQSAAVADLQSAVEQQQSLAGAVSDAQADLTVANLDVATANVSVDVAETTLDAANNALAAAEDIREAILTGEGATAAAEVAAAAADAAVLAELTSHGVEMDGNNVFIKNIAADLGDTASFNGFMTIFGQFFDHGLDLTTKGGAGSVYIPLQPDDPLYDPNSFTNFMVLTRATNSPGADGELGTADDVRDHTNETTPWIDLNQVYTSNPSHQVFLREYVLVGGKPVATGHMLESATGGPPTWKDIKVQAETILGIKLHDMNVHAVPAIVTDLYGEFVRGENGFPLLLTPEGPVEGDPENLADAMQAVPAGRAFLNDIAHEAAPGTYDLDGNPNNGFSGLLRPDSDTTLGIDDVDSMIPGAYPGQFVRTVYDNELLDRHFIVGDGRGNENIALTATHAMFHGEHNRQVEEIKASLLAGGDVAFLNEWLLTDVSTMPTSGAGLVWDGERLFQAARFSTEMVYQHLVFEEFVRAIAPQIDPFVFSNSVEIDGAIFEEFAQVVYRFGHSMLNENVDILKFAGGQVKAEEKGLIDAFLDPVMFDAQGVDAHAAAGAILRGMTRQAGNEIDEFMTSALRDNLVGLPLDLAALNIARARETGVPSLNDARRQIYDQTQDTYLKPYESWVDFAQNLKNPLSIVNFIAAYGTHSTILSATTAEAKRDAAWDLVFGKAGETSTEREARLDFLNSSGSWANTETGLNKVDFWIGGLAEALMPFGGMLGSTFTFVFELQIEKLQNGDRFYYLSRTQGLNLLTELESDSFADLIRRNTDTEEVGLHINGAAFQTADYVIEMDQSRQYNEGLGSADPTRAPDVISAITGTDSLVTRGEDYIKYNGGEHVVLGGTNRSETIIGGAGDDTIWGEGGDDRIEGGFGVDHIHGGDGSDIITDSGTDIGAADVLKGEAGDDLINGGMGLDLIFGGDGSDILSGGSEAKSIFGGEGDDYIRAASGGGGVVYGNEGNDWMEGQGNMNTLTGDNSELFFNSRVIGHDIMISGENDTDFDAESGDDIMVQGIGINRSNGMAGFDWTTFKGNDYDAVADMNVSIFVNQQNNILRDRYDLVEGLSGWKNNDTLTGRDVVIGGYDAAGNAAQVTPDAPIESFSNALLEKNVDNITGLRELVAHLERFTLTNPTNADGDSQIAVMDTSDGSDILLGGGGSDMIRGMGGDDIIDGDKWLNVRIRIDAPGGPYTADSLAGPVYLESDLVNGMLKTGAVAQKGGATLDSLLFSRMFAPNQLSMVREIVDGGAEDDVDTAVYYDNFENYEVTYNEDGSVTVTHVNPTVGVIDPVSGRNLEAEGTDRLFNIEKIQFADQVLDLRNIAPEISLDGFDTVTRSFADNFNAANGGNNNIGTDNFAGAWVKAGDVSTSVTAGNVQIDGANSNQLRFNPNAADGATITRSLDLSGMQSATVSFSIADDAISPGSDLVLGFIQLGNDNERLHFEFAADGVNFVTLATYDGSNGGNQTVALPTDAISGPNSAIRFRLEGTLDQDGLFSANTERFIVDNLVINASGTQPVTPPNRDITSTFIEDQDPISIGSEPLITDNGQTLASARVVLTNAQSGDNLAVANLPSGITSSISQVGGAIVVTLAGEATLATYQAAIQAVTFSNGSDNPSIIPRVIEVTVNDGRLESTPATHTVTITPVDDPTVANNDTVITNISRGTAIVIPEWALLYNDSDPDNTLDVTAVSGPNGLSNLSLNTNPGSVAFIDPTNGGAGGSFGYTARGSNNDTATVALSYDTNGQLSGSNGGDIMVGSNGTNTIDGGAGNDVILAGGGDDTINQTSNQGRDIVDGGQGNDTYRLSGVQGAERFRIYAVTNNQNASLAVALGTVFLPTTEIVITRALANGSETVVAELASIEEIVIDQLPVTADNNNGGLDGGPTQSGDIIEVIGNFDSTSLNYSTITIDGSSGDDVVDISALSSAHRIVFRSNGGNDTIVGAMRPQDVVEVAPDTNPEDFSEIDNADGTTTLSNGSHSLTFTGEAPILVDAGTEHDHDDDEVEEEDADNDGDVVTPPTTGPTPTVLIGTSSADALLGAGGDDTILGGAGTDVLVGQGGSDILRGEDGDDVVSGGDGNDVINAGLGDDEVHAGGGNDIVFGGAGSDLIFGDAGHDVIEGGAADDHVWAGDGDDTVIATLNDGNDVYYGEDGIDTLDYAATSANLTVDLGNGFNSRGSVSGGTTGSDSFYGFENFIAGSGHDTITASSAVNIIDGGLGDDVFKFTSAANADGDTIYGFQTGDRIDFTGMGAMNLEAGQTIDAIGDVTITHEMRDGEEFTVIRGNTQGDNAADFELSLHGRHNLTINDFLGVS from the coding sequence ATGGTACAGCTTAACAAAAACGACCTGGATTTCATTCTGCGTCAGATCAAGATCGCCGAAGCCCATGTCGCTGCGATCGATGCCGGCACGGATCCGCGGGTGGCGCTGGAGCAGCTCGTGTCGAGCCCGCTTTTGCCTTACGGCCTGCGCACCGTAGACGGCTCCTTCAACAATTTTCAGCCGGGCATGACCCATTTCGGCTCAGCCGATCAGCCGATGGTCCGGCTGCTCGATGCACAGTTCGCGTCCGCCGAAGCCAATCCGCGTTCAGGGGCTCCGACGAGCTACGCCAGCACTTCGGGCAGCGTTTACGACAGCCAGCCGCGCATCATCTCCAACCTTGTCGCCGACCAGTCTTTGAACAATCCGGCCGCTATTTCAGCAGCTCTCGCGTCAGTCGGTATTGTCGGTGCCGACGCGTTGGCAATCGTGGGCGAGATCATGCAGCTTCAGGCGGCCGCCAAGGCTGCCCATGACGCAGTGGAGGACGCCGCCGAAGCCGCGCAGGAGCAAGCCGAGGCAGCTGATGCCGTCGTAACTGCCGCCGCAGAAGCCGTTCAGGATGCACAAGACGCATTGGCAGCCGCCAATGGCGTGCTTCAAGCGGCGCTCGCCACTCAGGCCACAGCCTCGGGTGTACTTGCCGACGCCAATACGGCACTGGCGGGTCATGCGTCCGTGCTGTCTGCCGCCCAGTCGGCGGCAGCGGCAGCACAGGCCGCCGTCATCGGCGCGCAGGCGATCGTCGATGCGGCGACCGCCACGCGCAACACGACTTTTGCCGAGATGGGACTTGCCGAGCAGGCCAAGGAGGCGGCGCTTGCGGCCTTCCAGGCGAATGCGTCGGCGGAGAATGCCGCCGCCTACTTTGCAGCTTCTGATGCCTATGACGATGCCTCTCTTGCCTATGAGAACGCCGCCGAAGACCTGGAAGACGCACAGGAGGCTCTCGTTGCTGCCCAAGCGGCCCAGTCAGCGGCTGTCGCTGATCTTCAGTCGGCCGTCGAACAGCAGCAGTCCCTGGCAGGAGCGGTGAGCGACGCGCAGGCGGATCTGACTGTTGCCAATCTGGACGTGGCGACGGCAAACGTGTCCGTCGACGTCGCGGAGACGACTCTTGACGCAGCCAATAACGCCCTTGCTGCGGCTGAAGACATCCGTGAGGCCATCCTGACCGGCGAAGGTGCTACGGCGGCGGCCGAAGTTGCGGCCGCCGCCGCCGACGCCGCCGTGCTGGCGGAGTTAACCTCGCATGGCGTCGAAATGGACGGCAACAACGTTTTCATCAAGAACATTGCGGCTGACTTGGGGGACACCGCGTCCTTCAATGGGTTCATGACCATTTTCGGCCAGTTCTTCGACCATGGCCTCGATCTGACGACCAAGGGCGGAGCAGGTTCGGTCTATATCCCCTTGCAGCCAGATGATCCCCTCTATGACCCGAACAGCTTCACAAACTTCATGGTACTTACCCGCGCGACGAACAGCCCGGGTGCCGACGGTGAGTTGGGCACCGCCGACGACGTGCGCGATCACACTAACGAGACCACGCCATGGATCGATCTGAACCAGGTCTACACGTCGAACCCATCGCATCAGGTCTTTCTGCGGGAATATGTTCTGGTGGGTGGCAAGCCCGTTGCCACCGGTCACATGCTCGAAAGCGCAACCGGCGGTCCGCCGACCTGGAAGGATATCAAGGTTCAGGCTGAAACCATCCTTGGCATCAAGCTGCATGATATGAACGTTCACGCGGTGCCGGCCATTGTGACGGATCTGTATGGCGAATTCGTTCGCGGCGAAAATGGCTTTCCGCTGCTTTTGACACCAGAAGGCCCCGTCGAAGGGGACCCGGAGAACCTGGCAGATGCCATGCAGGCTGTGCCCGCCGGCCGCGCCTTCCTCAACGACATTGCGCATGAGGCTGCCCCTGGGACATACGATCTGGATGGAAACCCTAACAACGGGTTCAGCGGCCTGCTGAGGCCTGACTCGGACACGACACTGGGTATTGATGATGTGGACTCGATGATCCCCGGCGCCTACCCCGGCCAGTTTGTCCGAACTGTGTACGACAACGAACTTCTCGACCGTCACTTCATCGTCGGTGACGGACGTGGAAACGAGAACATTGCGCTGACTGCAACGCATGCCATGTTCCATGGCGAGCACAATCGTCAGGTGGAGGAGATCAAGGCAAGTCTGCTCGCCGGAGGCGATGTCGCGTTTCTCAACGAGTGGCTGCTCACCGATGTCTCGACGATGCCGACCAGCGGTGCCGGCCTTGTCTGGGATGGCGAACGCCTGTTTCAGGCGGCTCGCTTCTCGACCGAAATGGTTTACCAGCACCTCGTCTTCGAGGAGTTCGTCCGTGCGATTGCGCCGCAGATCGATCCCTTTGTCTTCTCGAATTCCGTCGAGATCGATGGGGCGATCTTCGAAGAGTTTGCACAGGTCGTCTACCGGTTCGGTCACTCGATGCTCAACGAGAATGTCGATATCCTGAAGTTCGCCGGTGGTCAGGTCAAAGCAGAAGAGAAGGGCCTGATCGATGCATTCCTCGACCCCGTGATGTTCGACGCCCAAGGCGTTGATGCGCATGCTGCAGCTGGGGCCATCCTACGCGGCATGACCCGTCAGGCCGGCAACGAAATCGACGAATTCATGACCAGCGCGCTGCGCGACAATCTGGTCGGCCTGCCGCTCGATCTGGCGGCACTCAATATTGCCCGCGCACGGGAGACCGGTGTTCCCTCGCTCAACGACGCGCGCCGGCAGATCTACGATCAGACACAGGACACCTATCTGAAGCCCTATGAGAGCTGGGTGGATTTCGCCCAAAATCTCAAGAACCCGCTGTCGATCGTCAACTTCATCGCAGCCTACGGCACCCATTCCACGATCCTTTCTGCGACCACAGCCGAGGCAAAGCGGGACGCGGCTTGGGATCTGGTCTTCGGAAAGGCAGGTGAAACGTCCACAGAACGCGAGGCTCGCCTCGACTTCCTGAACTCATCGGGTTCCTGGGCTAATACTGAAACAGGGCTCAACAAGGTCGACTTCTGGATCGGCGGTCTCGCCGAGGCCTTGATGCCCTTCGGCGGCATGCTGGGCTCGACCTTCACTTTCGTGTTCGAACTGCAGATCGAGAAGCTCCAGAATGGTGATCGCTTCTACTATCTCAGCCGCACTCAGGGTCTCAATCTGCTGACGGAACTGGAAAGTGACAGTTTCGCCGACCTGATCCGTCGCAATACGGATACCGAGGAGGTAGGCCTCCATATCAATGGTGCGGCGTTCCAGACCGCCGACTACGTCATCGAGATGGACCAGTCGCGCCAGTATAATGAGGGCCTCGGTTCAGCCGATCCCACTCGTGCACCCGATGTGATCTCGGCGATTACCGGAACCGACAGTCTCGTGACCCGCGGTGAGGACTACATCAAGTACAATGGCGGCGAGCACGTGGTGCTCGGCGGCACCAACAGATCTGAAACGATCATCGGTGGTGCCGGTGACGACACGATCTGGGGCGAGGGCGGCGACGACCGCATCGAAGGCGGCTTCGGCGTCGATCACATCCATGGCGGCGACGGCTCTGACATCATCACCGACAGTGGCACCGATATCGGCGCTGCGGACGTGCTGAAGGGCGAAGCCGGCGACGATCTCATCAACGGTGGCATGGGCCTCGACCTCATCTTCGGCGGCGATGGGTCCGACATTCTCTCCGGCGGTTCGGAGGCGAAGAGCATCTTCGGCGGCGAAGGCGACGACTATATCCGCGCGGCCTCCGGTGGCGGCGGCGTCGTCTACGGCAACGAAGGCAATGACTGGATGGAAGGCCAGGGGAACATGAATACCCTGACGGGTGACAACTCGGAATTGTTCTTCAATTCCCGCGTCATCGGTCACGACATCATGATCTCGGGTGAAAACGATACCGATTTCGACGCGGAATCCGGTGACGACATCATGGTCCAGGGAATCGGCATCAACCGCAGTAACGGTATGGCCGGTTTCGATTGGACGACGTTCAAGGGCAATGACTATGACGCCGTTGCCGACATGAATGTCAGCATCTTCGTCAACCAGCAGAACAACATTCTCCGTGACCGCTACGACCTTGTCGAAGGTCTGTCAGGCTGGAAGAACAACGACACACTGACCGGCCGTGACGTCGTCATCGGTGGCTATGATGCGGCCGGCAACGCGGCCCAGGTCACCCCCGACGCTCCGATCGAAAGCTTCTCCAATGCGCTTCTCGAAAAGAACGTCGACAACATAACCGGCTTGCGTGAACTGGTGGCGCATCTCGAGCGCTTCACGCTGACCAATCCGACCAATGCCGATGGCGACAGCCAGATTGCCGTGATGGATACCTCTGATGGTTCTGACATCCTGCTGGGAGGCGGTGGTTCCGACATGATCCGCGGCATGGGCGGCGACGACATCATCGATGGCGACAAGTGGCTCAACGTCCGTATCCGCATCGATGCCCCCGGAGGTCCTTACACGGCCGATAGCCTGGCTGGCCCGGTTTATCTGGAATCGGATCTCGTCAACGGGATGCTGAAAACCGGCGCTGTGGCACAGAAGGGCGGCGCAACCCTCGACAGCCTGCTCTTCAGCCGTATGTTCGCGCCGAACCAGTTGTCGATGGTTCGCGAAATCGTCGATGGAGGCGCTGAGGATGATGTCGATACCGCCGTCTATTACGACAATTTCGAAAACTATGAGGTGACCTACAACGAAGACGGCAGCGTCACTGTTACCCATGTCAATCCGACTGTCGGCGTCATCGATCCGGTATCGGGTCGCAATCTCGAAGCTGAAGGTACCGATCGCCTCTTCAACATCGAGAAGATCCAGTTTGCCGATCAGGTCCTGGATTTGCGCAACATCGCGCCCGAGATTTCGCTCGATGGCTTCGATACCGTCACCCGCAGTTTTGCGGACAACTTCAACGCCGCAAATGGTGGCAACAACAACATTGGAACCGACAATTTTGCCGGTGCGTGGGTCAAGGCCGGTGATGTCAGCACCTCTGTGACTGCCGGCAACGTCCAGATCGACGGAGCAAACAGCAACCAGTTGCGCTTCAATCCAAATGCAGCTGACGGTGCGACGATCACCCGATCTCTCGATCTCTCGGGCATGCAGTCCGCGACGGTGAGCTTCAGCATTGCGGATGACGCCATTTCTCCCGGGTCAGATCTTGTACTTGGCTTCATTCAGCTTGGAAACGACAACGAGCGCCTTCACTTCGAATTCGCGGCAGACGGCGTGAACTTCGTGACTCTGGCGACATACGATGGCAGCAATGGAGGCAATCAGACGGTCGCGTTGCCAACGGACGCCATATCTGGTCCGAATTCAGCTATTCGCTTCCGACTTGAGGGTACGCTTGATCAGGATGGCCTCTTCAGCGCCAATACCGAGCGTTTCATTGTCGACAATCTGGTGATCAATGCGAGCGGCACGCAGCCGGTCACACCGCCCAACCGGGATATCACGAGCACCTTCATCGAAGACCAGGACCCGATCTCGATTGGATCCGAACCTCTGATCACGGACAATGGACAAACCCTCGCATCCGCGCGGGTGGTGCTGACCAACGCGCAATCGGGCGATAACCTCGCGGTAGCAAACCTGCCGAGCGGGATCACGTCCTCAATCTCGCAAGTGGGCGGCGCAATCGTGGTAACACTCGCCGGCGAGGCGACGCTTGCAACCTATCAGGCGGCGATCCAGGCAGTGACCTTCTCTAATGGCTCCGACAACCCGTCGATCATCCCACGCGTGATTGAAGTCACCGTGAATGACGGGCGTCTCGAGAGCACGCCTGCCACCCATACGGTGACGATCACGCCCGTCGATGACCCGACGGTGGCAAACAACGACACCGTCATTACCAATATCAGTCGGGGCACGGCGATTGTCATTCCGGAATGGGCACTGCTCTATAACGACAGCGATCCGGACAATACGCTCGATGTCACGGCGGTATCGGGACCAAACGGATTGAGCAACCTCAGCCTTAACACCAATCCGGGATCGGTCGCCTTCATCGATCCGACCAACGGTGGTGCAGGTGGATCGTTTGGCTACACGGCAAGAGGGAGCAACAACGACACCGCGACGGTGGCGCTGTCCTACGACACGAACGGACAATTGAGCGGAAGCAATGGTGGCGACATCATGGTCGGCAGCAATGGTACAAACACCATCGATGGCGGCGCTGGCAATGACGTCATTCTCGCTGGTGGCGGCGATGATACGATCAACCAGACCAGCAACCAGGGCCGCGATATTGTAGATGGTGGGCAGGGCAACGACACCTATCGTCTGTCTGGTGTGCAGGGTGCCGAGCGGTTCCGCATCTATGCTGTCACCAACAACCAGAATGCGTCGCTTGCCGTAGCGCTGGGTACGGTCTTCCTGCCGACAACGGAGATCGTTATCACCCGTGCTCTGGCGAACGGCTCCGAAACGGTCGTTGCAGAACTCGCCAGCATCGAGGAAATCGTCATAGATCAGTTGCCGGTGACGGCGGACAATAACAATGGCGGTCTTGATGGCGGTCCGACCCAGAGTGGCGATATCATCGAAGTCATCGGCAACTTCGACAGCACCAGCCTGAACTACTCGACGATCACCATCGACGGCTCGTCCGGCGATGACGTCGTCGATATCTCGGCCCTCAGCTCAGCCCACCGCATCGTCTTCCGATCGAATGGCGGCAATGACACTATCGTCGGCGCAATGCGTCCGCAGGACGTCGTCGAAGTCGCACCCGACACCAACCCGGAAGACTTTAGCGAAATCGACAATGCTGACGGCACGACCACGCTGTCGAACGGCAGTCACTCGCTGACTTTCACGGGTGAGGCACCGATCCTCGTCGATGCCGGTACGGAACATGATCACGATGATGACGAGGTCGAGGAGGAGGATGCCGATAACGACGGCGATGTCGTCACGCCTCCAACCACGGGTCCGACGCCAACCGTGCTCATCGGCACGTCTTCTGCGGATGCGTTGCTTGGCGCTGGTGGAGATGACACGATCCTGGGTGGTGCTGGTACGGATGTTCTGGTTGGTCAGGGCGGCTCGGACATTCTGCGTGGCGAGGACGGCGATGACGTTGTGTCGGGCGGTGATGGCAATGACGTGATCAATGCCGGGCTCGGAGATGACGAGGTGCATGCCGGCGGTGGCAACGACATCGTCTTCGGCGGTGCCGGTTCCGACCTGATCTTCGGCGATGCCGGCCACGACGTGATCGAGGGTGGAGCAGCCGACGACCATGTCTGGGCGGGTGACGGCGACGACACTGTCATTGCGACGCTGAATGACGGCAACGACGTCTACTACGGCGAAGATGGCATCGACACGCTGGACTATGCAGCGACCAGCGCCAACCTGACGGTCGATCTCGGCAATGGCTTCAACAGCCGCGGCTCGGTTTCCGGCGGGACGACGGGCTCGGATAGCTTCTACGGCTTCGAGAACTTCATCGCCGGTTCCGGCCACGACACGATCACAGCCTCGTCTGCGGTCAACATCATCGATGGCGGGCTTGGCGACGATGTCTTCAAGTTCACATCGGCAGCCAATGCGGATGGCGACACGATCTACGGCTTCCAGACCGGCGACCGGATCGACTTTACCGGCATGGGGGCCATGAATCTCGAGGCAGGCCAGACCATCGATGCAATCGGCGACGTGACCATCACGCACGAGATGCGCGACGGCGAGGAGTTCACGGTGATCCGGGGCAATACGCAAGGGGACAATGCAGCCGACTTCGAACTCTCGCTGCATGGCCGCCACAACCTGACGATCAACGACTTCCTCGGCGTATCCTGA
- a CDS encoding IS3 family transposase (programmed frameshift), translating to MAGKRHKAEEIVTKLRQVDVLNAQGKSIAEAIRSIGVTEVTYYRWRSEYGGLKGDQVKRLRELEAENARLRRAVSDLTLDKMILAEAAKGKLLSPARRRACVDHVIEELGVSERRACRVLGQHRSTQRKIAKTPDDEAALTADITALALQYGRYGYRRITAMLHQAGWIVNVKRVERIWRREGLKVPHRQPKRGRLWLNDSSCVRLRPEYPNHVWSYDFVEDRTHNGRKIRMLNVIDEFTRECIAIRVERKLKAVDVIDVLSDLFILRGVPTHIRSDNGPEFIAKALREWIAAVGAKTAYIMPGSPWENGYCESFNSKLRDELLNGEIFYTLKEAKIVIENWRRHYNTVRPHSSLGYRPPSPEASVWPRQNGPASTPAVASRPSMH from the exons ATGGCAGGGAAAAGACACAAGGCAGAAGAGATCGTCACGAAGCTCCGTCAGGTTGACGTGTTGAATGCGCAGGGAAAATCGATTGCGGAGGCGATCCGGTCGATAGGCGTGACGGAAGTTACATACTACCGGTGGCGGTCTGAATACGGCGGCTTGAAGGGAGACCAGGTGAAGCGGTTGAGAGAGCTGGAGGCCGAGAATGCCCGGCTCCGGCGTGCCGTTTCCGATCTCACGCTGGACAAGATGATCCTTGCCGAGGCCGCCA AAGGGAAACTTCTAAGCCCCGCCCGCCGCCGCGCCTGCGTGGATCATGTCATCGAGGAACTGGGCGTGTCCGAGAGACGGGCCTGCCGGGTTCTCGGTCAGCATCGTTCGACGCAGCGCAAGATCGCCAAGACCCCGGATGACGAAGCAGCGTTGACCGCCGACATCACGGCGCTCGCTCTCCAGTATGGCCGCTATGGCTATCGTCGCATCACTGCGATGCTGCACCAGGCTGGCTGGATCGTGAACGTCAAGCGGGTCGAACGCATCTGGCGGCGGGAGGGGCTGAAGGTGCCGCACAGGCAACCCAAACGCGGTCGGCTGTGGTTGAACGACAGCTCGTGTGTCCGGCTTCGGCCGGAATATCCAAACCATGTCTGGTCCTACGACTTCGTCGAGGATCGCACACACAATGGCAGGAAAATCCGCATGCTCAATGTGATCGACGAGTTCACGCGCGAATGCATTGCCATCAGGGTCGAGAGAAAGCTGAAGGCCGTCGATGTCATCGACGTGCTTTCCGACCTGTTCATCCTGCGCGGCGTCCCGACGCATATTCGGTCCGACAACGGGCCGGAGTTCATCGCCAAGGCATTGCGGGAATGGATCGCGGCGGTGGGTGCCAAGACCGCCTACATCATGCCGGGCAGTCCGTGGGAAAACGGCTATTGCGAGAGCTTCAATTCGAAGCTCCGTGACGAACTGCTCAACGGTGAAATCTTCTACACGCTCAAGGAGGCAAAGATCGTCATCGAAAACTGGCGACGTCACTACAACACCGTGCGGCCGCACTCATCGCTGGGCTACAGGCCACCGTCTCCCGAAGCCTCTGTTTGGCCTCGCCAAAACGGACCGGCATCAACGCCAGCGGTGGCCAGCAGGCCAAGCATGCACTAA
- a CDS encoding TOBE domain-containing protein: MSKITSCIRPEHFRSAGEEGATVALGHARITDSAFFGGHHRCHLLVCPLKSDPS; this comes from the coding sequence ATAAGCAAGATCACCTCGTGTATTCGCCCCGAACATTTCCGGTCCGCCGGCGAGGAGGGCGCAACGGTTGCGCTCGGTCATGCGCGGATCACCGACAGCGCCTTCTTCGGAGGGCATCATCGATGCCACCTTCTGGTCTGCCCCCTGAAAAGTGATCCTTCTTGA
- a CDS encoding type I secretion system permease/ATPase — protein MNKQSSYKLSGIGLVTGFVFGLSGIINILALTGAFYMLQIYDRALTSGSVPTLIWLSVIAVGLYLFQGMFDILRSQMLVRFGSNVDRQIAPLVHRVVIDMPRFGYSAAEASERGRDVDTVRSFLSGAGPVALFDLPWIPVYLVFVWMLHPVLGMLTLGGAAFLACLTIAAELLSRRHAKEMTRAAIQRNNVSDNHVRNGDILYSMGMTDRAIDRFESANRRHLDTQTATSDIAGTFAGISKVLRMMLQSATLGLGAYLTIQGEMSAGAIIASSIVTGRALAPVDQAIAQWKGVIAARRSWSRIKDTLAVLDRPPTQFDLPAPSEDLVVEGMTTVAPTTGTVLLSDVSFKLTAGQALALIGPSGGGKTTLARSLLGIWPLLRGSVRVDGADLKQWPTSFFTENVGYLPQEVALLDGTVADNIARFDPDADSKMIFRAARAAGIHDLIVRLPNGYQTQIGPSGQSLSAGQRQRVALARALYGDPFLVVLDEPNSNLDAEGEEALMRAIVKVRERGGIVVIVAHRPSALQAVDMVGVVQGGKLVSFGPKEEIIKVPANTQEKPLRPTRLMPIAAE, from the coding sequence ATGAACAAGCAGTCAAGCTACAAACTGTCCGGTATAGGCCTGGTGACAGGCTTCGTCTTCGGACTTTCGGGCATCATCAACATCCTGGCGCTGACCGGCGCCTTCTACATGCTGCAGATCTATGACCGGGCGCTGACCAGCGGCAGTGTGCCGACCCTGATCTGGCTCTCGGTGATCGCGGTCGGTCTCTACCTGTTCCAGGGTATGTTCGACATCTTGAGGTCGCAGATGCTGGTGCGCTTCGGTTCCAATGTCGATCGCCAGATCGCGCCGCTCGTGCACCGGGTGGTGATCGACATGCCGCGCTTCGGCTATTCCGCGGCGGAAGCCTCCGAGCGCGGCCGCGACGTCGATACGGTGCGCTCCTTCCTGTCGGGTGCGGGGCCGGTCGCTCTCTTCGACCTGCCCTGGATCCCGGTCTATCTGGTCTTCGTCTGGATGCTGCATCCGGTGCTCGGCATGCTGACGCTCGGGGGGGCTGCCTTCCTCGCCTGTCTGACGATCGCGGCCGAGCTTCTGTCACGCCGGCACGCCAAGGAGATGACGCGGGCCGCCATTCAGCGCAACAACGTCTCGGACAACCATGTCCGCAACGGCGACATCCTCTATTCGATGGGCATGACGGACCGCGCGATCGACCGCTTCGAAAGCGCCAACCGCCGTCATCTCGATACCCAGACTGCCACCTCCGACATCGCCGGCACCTTTGCCGGGATCTCCAAGGTCCTGCGCATGATGCTGCAGTCGGCGACCCTCGGTCTTGGGGCCTATCTGACGATCCAGGGCGAGATGTCGGCGGGTGCGATCATCGCCTCCTCGATCGTCACCGGCCGGGCGCTCGCCCCGGTCGACCAGGCGATCGCCCAGTGGAAGGGCGTCATCGCCGCACGCCGCTCCTGGTCGCGCATCAAGGACACGCTCGCCGTGCTCGACCGTCCGCCGACGCAGTTCGACCTGCCGGCGCCGAGCGAGGATCTTGTCGTCGAGGGCATGACGACGGTGGCACCTACGACCGGCACCGTGCTTCTGAGCGATGTCTCGTTCAAACTCACGGCTGGCCAGGCGCTGGCGCTGATCGGTCCATCCGGCGGCGGCAAGACGACGCTCGCGCGGTCGCTGCTCGGCATCTGGCCACTCCTGCGCGGCTCGGTTCGCGTCGATGGCGCCGATCTCAAGCAGTGGCCGACCAGTTTCTTCACCGAGAATGTCGGCTATCTCCCCCAGGAAGTGGCCCTTCTCGACGGTACGGTCGCCGACAACATCGCCCGTTTCGATCCGGATGCCGATTCCAAGATGATCTTCCGGGCTGCTCGTGCCGCCGGCATCCATGATCTGATCGTACGATTGCCGAACGGTTACCAGACCCAGATCGGCCCGAGCGGCCAGTCGCTCTCGGCCGGCCAGCGGCAGCGCGTGGCGCTGGCGCGCGCGCTTTACGGCGATCCCTTCCTGGTGGTGCTCGACGAGCCGAACTCCAATCTCGATGCCGAGGGCGAAGAGGCGCTGATGAGGGCAATCGTCAAGGTGCGCGAGCGTGGTGGCATCGTCGTCATCGTCGCGCATCGCCCGAGCGCACTTCAGGCCGTCGACATGGTCGGCGTGGTCCAGGGCGGCAAACTCGTCTCCTTCGGGCCGAAGGAGGAGATCATCAAGGTTCCGGCCAACACGCAGGAGAAGCCGCTGCGGCCGACCCGCTTGATGCCGATCGCGGCGGAGTAA